The Parafrankia irregularis genome contains a region encoding:
- a CDS encoding PstS family phosphate ABC transporter substrate-binding protein, with the protein MEWLSTENLVAILTALLGIAASFAVVWYERRVPRRRRIGYRVQMDMPVGGDDRSGQGQADIRLGLFNDLPDMADATLVLLRIENDGAESVADTDYTSRDLHGLTAVFAGRVVRGVAVTVTQPDAEHLMEHFTASRGMRNSGNTIYLPRVPLNRGQHYKLLVLLTGGRVGSAVRVSGGIRDGAVAPNRSTTVDDKPPLFSQPSRLITVLLTVCVTVLASIIVVGDGTPQPIGCAAGNLTVNGSTAFAPVMREVAARYEADCAGGTVTVDTRGSNEGLTKLAAAGSPAQGAPEMITIYDGAGPQANAELLSTRVGVSAFAVVVNNDLPVKNLTTDQVRRIFRGDFLNWSQLDGPDLPISLVSRDADSGTRDLFRRVVLGAEGEPAFTSYDCARQIYPQDEGKVIRCERRSTGEVLAGVASLPGAIGYSELRAALAVPGLHTVSLDGHSPSIESLGKMSYPFAAVEFAYTYGPPRAGSLTASFLTYLTRDIGQSVMREQGHLPCYTPEGFRRCEDRP; encoded by the coding sequence GTGGAATGGTTGAGTACCGAGAACCTGGTAGCGATACTCACCGCACTGCTCGGTATTGCTGCGTCGTTCGCGGTCGTGTGGTACGAGCGCCGGGTGCCACGCCGGCGGCGCATCGGATACCGCGTGCAGATGGACATGCCCGTCGGCGGTGATGACCGGAGTGGGCAGGGTCAGGCCGATATTCGCCTGGGCCTTTTCAACGATCTTCCCGACATGGCGGATGCCACCCTCGTACTGCTCCGGATCGAGAACGACGGTGCGGAAAGCGTCGCCGACACCGACTACACCAGTCGTGACCTCCACGGCCTCACCGCCGTCTTCGCGGGCCGCGTTGTCCGTGGGGTCGCGGTCACCGTCACCCAGCCCGACGCCGAGCACCTCATGGAGCACTTCACCGCGTCCCGCGGCATGCGTAACAGCGGTAACACCATCTACCTGCCCCGGGTGCCGCTCAACCGTGGCCAGCACTACAAGCTCCTGGTACTTCTCACCGGCGGTCGGGTTGGTTCCGCGGTCCGGGTCAGCGGCGGGATCCGGGACGGCGCGGTGGCGCCCAACCGGAGCACGACGGTCGATGACAAGCCACCCTTGTTCAGCCAGCCGTCCCGCCTGATCACCGTTCTGCTCACGGTCTGCGTGACCGTGTTGGCCAGCATCATCGTGGTGGGTGACGGCACCCCACAGCCGATCGGCTGTGCCGCGGGAAACCTGACCGTCAACGGTTCGACGGCCTTCGCGCCGGTCATGCGGGAGGTGGCCGCGAGGTATGAGGCGGACTGCGCGGGTGGAACGGTCACGGTGGACACGCGCGGCAGTAACGAAGGCCTGACGAAGCTGGCCGCGGCGGGTTCCCCGGCGCAGGGCGCGCCGGAGATGATCACAATCTACGACGGTGCCGGACCGCAGGCGAACGCGGAACTCCTTTCGACCCGGGTCGGTGTCTCCGCGTTCGCCGTCGTGGTGAACAACGACCTGCCGGTGAAGAATCTCACCACGGACCAGGTCCGCAGAATATTCCGCGGGGATTTTCTCAACTGGAGCCAGCTCGACGGGCCTGATCTTCCGATCTCCCTGGTGAGCCGGGACGCCGACTCCGGAACCCGTGACCTGTTCCGGCGCGTTGTACTCGGCGCCGAAGGGGAGCCGGCGTTCACCTCGTACGACTGCGCGCGCCAGATCTACCCGCAGGACGAGGGCAAGGTGATCCGGTGTGAGCGGCGCAGCACCGGGGAGGTGCTCGCCGGGGTCGCGAGTCTGCCAGGAGCCATCGGCTACAGCGAGCTGAGGGCCGCCCTGGCGGTACCGGGCCTGCATACCGTGAGCCTCGACGGGCATTCACCCTCGATCGAGTCCCTCGGCAAAATGAGCTATCCGTTCGCCGCAGTGGAATTCGCCTACACCTATGGGCCGCCGCGCGCGGGTTCCCTAACCGCGAGCTTCCTTACCTATCTCACCCGTGACATCGGTCAAAGCGTGATGCGGGAGCAGGGGCACCTTCCCTGCTACACCCCAGAGGGCTTCCGCCGCTGCGAAGACCGACCCTGA
- a CDS encoding DUF6191 domain-containing protein produces the protein MTIPGLACVLVLLSAVDRFAMWATTRSWLPWQRRHGGRGVSTVALDELEACFYAGKRHQIEQRRTEEILRDDDSEGAPPRAEPAQAIVRLPVVAVSPGSSGNPGIRATHSLAVPMRAECPGRD, from the coding sequence ATGACCATTCCCGGGCTCGCCTGCGTCCTGGTTCTCCTCAGCGCGGTCGATCGCTTCGCCATGTGGGCAACCACTCGCAGCTGGCTTCCGTGGCAACGGCGCCACGGTGGCCGCGGTGTGTCCACGGTCGCGCTCGACGAGTTGGAAGCCTGCTTCTATGCCGGCAAGCGACACCAGATCGAGCAGCGCCGTACGGAGGAGATCCTCCGCGACGACGACTCCGAGGGCGCCCCGCCCCGAGCGGAGCCCGCTCAGGCGATCGTCCGCCTGCCAGTCGTGGCGGTGTCGCCGGGTTCGTCGGGGAATCCAGGCATCCGGGCGACTCACAGCCTGGCTGTGCCGATGCGGGCAGAATGCCCCGGACGGGATTGA